The proteins below are encoded in one region of candidate division KSB1 bacterium:
- a CDS encoding glycerol-3-phosphate dehydrogenase/oxidase, whose product MQRNLTKIASDTYDLVVIGGGIYGACVAWDAVLRGLSTVLVEKQDFGAGTSSNSLKIIHGGFRYLQQVDLKRMRESIRERKILMRIAPHLVHLLPVLVPVYGHLFKGREMMACALFLNDLIGFDRNRLSDPSKDIPKGRVLSKEECLKVLPGVETKDLTGAALWYDALAYNTERLVLSFLLSAIDKGARVANYTEVIEFLKDGKAVYGVRVRDVLTGDEFDIKSKMTINAGGPWQHQIRSLVGRSNGESPKFAKAVNLVTRRIIADYAFGVSNVRKDKDEPEFLDQARFYFIAPWREYSIVGTEYQYFQDSPDKLSITEQDITKLIAKINSFYPNANLKREDVYFHHVGLVPIADKSATNGSLSLAKHYRIYDHKKIDGLEGLISIRSVKYTTARDVAEKTINQVFRNLGQTPPKALSRTVPIYGGEINNFREFLEQEKMASSKRLPPEVVEHLIYTYGSKYVEVLKYVDQQPALGQTISDSTTVLKAEVIHAVKEEMALKLSDVVFRRTELGTAGNPGLDSLNECASLMAQELGWDRHKIEEEIQETQAVYTCNEQ is encoded by the coding sequence ATGCAAAGAAATTTAACAAAAATAGCATCAGATACCTATGACTTAGTGGTCATTGGTGGTGGAATTTATGGAGCTTGTGTGGCATGGGATGCTGTCTTACGAGGATTGTCAACTGTGCTGGTTGAGAAGCAAGACTTCGGTGCTGGTACTTCTTCAAACAGTCTGAAGATAATTCATGGGGGCTTCAGATATTTGCAGCAGGTCGATCTGAAAAGAATGAGAGAATCCATCCGGGAGAGAAAGATACTCATGAGGATTGCCCCCCATTTGGTTCATCTGCTTCCCGTTCTGGTACCTGTTTATGGGCACTTATTCAAGGGCAGGGAGATGATGGCTTGCGCACTTTTTTTGAACGATTTAATCGGCTTCGACCGAAATCGATTGAGCGATCCGAGTAAAGATATACCCAAGGGACGCGTGCTTTCTAAAGAGGAATGCCTTAAGGTGCTTCCCGGAGTTGAAACAAAGGATCTCACTGGCGCTGCCCTTTGGTACGACGCGCTAGCCTATAATACTGAAAGACTGGTACTTTCGTTCTTGTTGTCCGCCATTGACAAAGGGGCTCGGGTTGCCAATTATACCGAGGTGATTGAATTTCTGAAGGATGGCAAGGCCGTGTATGGTGTTCGAGTTAGAGACGTCTTGACCGGCGATGAATTTGATATAAAATCGAAAATGACGATCAACGCTGGAGGTCCCTGGCAGCATCAGATCCGCAGTCTAGTGGGTCGCTCGAATGGCGAAAGCCCCAAATTTGCAAAGGCGGTCAACCTCGTCACGCGGCGAATCATCGCCGACTATGCTTTTGGCGTTTCTAATGTACGCAAAGATAAAGATGAGCCAGAGTTTCTAGACCAAGCTCGCTTTTATTTCATTGCTCCTTGGCGCGAATATTCTATAGTTGGTACTGAGTATCAATATTTTCAAGATTCTCCCGATAAATTAAGCATTACAGAACAGGATATTACAAAGTTGATCGCCAAGATCAATAGTTTTTATCCTAATGCGAATCTTAAGAGGGAAGATGTTTATTTTCACCATGTTGGCCTGGTTCCAATCGCGGACAAAAGTGCCACAAACGGTAGCTTGAGCCTGGCAAAGCACTATCGCATTTATGACCATAAGAAGATAGACGGACTGGAGGGGCTCATCTCTATACGTAGTGTGAAATATACGACTGCACGCGACGTTGCCGAAAAAACAATCAATCAAGTTTTTCGTAATTTGGGTCAAACTCCACCAAAGGCATTGTCGAGAACGGTGCCCATTTATGGCGGCGAGATCAACAATTTTCGGGAATTCCTTGAACAAGAAAAAATGGCTTCTTCAAAACGCTTGCCGCCAGAAGTGGTTGAGCATCTTATTTACACCTATGGCTCTAAGTATGTTGAAGTACTAAAATATGTAGATCAACAGCCTGCTCTTGGTCAAACAATATCTGATTCCACAACTGTTTTGAAGGCGGAAGTCATTCACGCCGTTAAGGAAGAAATGGCGCTGAAGTTATCTGATGTGGTTTTTCGTCGCACTGAGCTCGGTACCGCGGGAAACCCGGGCTTAGACAGTTTAAATGAATGCGCATCTTTAATGGCACAGGAGCTCGGTTGGGATCGTCATAAAATCGAAGAAGAGATACAAGAAACACAAGCGGTTTATACTTGCAATGAGCAATAA